A genomic stretch from Actinomycetota bacterium includes:
- a CDS encoding DUF4177 domain-containing protein, protein MARSFEYKFVRLGEYSGSAIFGVHDKARNAYEEVVHDHARDGWRLVQIFAPGVAAFGAARYYELIFERERAEEIATTEASRELVGSAERA, encoded by the coding sequence ATGGCCAGGAGCTTCGAGTACAAGTTCGTGCGGCTCGGAGAGTATTCAGGTTCGGCGATCTTTGGCGTCCACGACAAGGCCCGGAACGCCTACGAGGAGGTGGTGCACGACCACGCGCGGGACGGCTGGCGGCTCGTGCAGATCTTCGCCCCGGGCGTCGCCGCGTTCGGCGCCGCCAGGTACTACGAGCTCATCTTCGAGCGGGAGCGCGCGGAGGAGATTGCCACCACAGAGGCCAGTCGGGAGCTGGTCGGGAGCGCAGAACGCGCATGA
- a CDS encoding YbaK/EbsC family protein: MSLVTDYLTGRGVAFEVVPHRRTFTSLQEAREVGVAADEVLKTVALWTGGKYVLGVVPASRRLDLRLVCRALEDPATRLATETELQADFPGYELGALPPLGSLLGVPLLVDPEVLDHEVVVFAAGTETESVRVAAAGLFRDEPIAVLPLTRREDRAGEEPVTR, from the coding sequence ATGTCGCTGGTTACCGACTATCTGACCGGGCGCGGGGTGGCATTCGAGGTTGTCCCCCACCGGCGCACCTTCACCTCGCTCCAGGAAGCCCGGGAGGTAGGCGTGGCCGCCGACGAGGTCCTCAAGACGGTGGCGCTGTGGACCGGGGGCAAGTACGTGCTGGGGGTGGTGCCGGCGTCGCGGCGGCTCGACCTGCGGCTGGTCTGCCGAGCCCTCGAGGACCCGGCCACCCGGCTGGCGACCGAGACCGAGCTCCAGGCCGACTTCCCCGGCTACGAGCTGGGGGCGTTGCCGCCGCTGGGGTCGTTGCTTGGCGTGCCGCTGCTGGTGGATCCCGAGGTGCTGGACCACGAGGTGGTCGTGTTCGCGGCCGGGACCGAGACCGAGTCGGTCCGGGTCGCCGCCGCCGGGCTGTTCCGGGACGAGCCGATCGCCGTCCTGCCGCTGACCCGCCGTGAGGACCGGGCCGGCGAGGAACCGGTCACCCGCTGA